The Novosphingobium sp. G106 DNA segment ATGCCGGGCACCAGCAGCGAGCACATCACCGAACCGTCGCGCAGCAGCACGACGTTATCATCGACCAGTGCCCGGTAAGGCAGACGGTCGCCCGCCATGGCTTCTTTCGAGGCCCAGGGCAGTGAAAGCTTCAGTTTCGCCATCGCCCTACTTTCAAACCGCGTAGCTGTTGCAGCCCCAGTGGCGCCAGTTCGGCACCCGCGGGCAGCGCGATACTTTGGTGATCCACAGATCGAACACCCGCGGCTCGCGCAGGCAGGCGAGGTAGCCGGCGCCGTGGATCAGGGCGGCGGCAGGCAGGGCCCAGAAGCTCTTGGTCATCAGGAAAAGCTCGGTCGTGACCGCCATGTTAATGACGAAGAAGCTGTAAGTGACGCCGGCGAACATCTGCGGCCGGGTCAGGGCGCGGTGGACGGGGTGGCGGACGAGGTCCATCGGCTTAACCCATACCTGAGGCGGATTGGATGCCTGT contains these protein-coding regions:
- a CDS encoding type IV secretion system protein VirB3; translation: MDLVRHPVHRALTRPQMFAGVTYSFFVINMAVTTELFLMTKSFWALPAAALIHGAGYLACLREPRVFDLWITKVSRCPRVPNWRHWGCNSYAV